In a single window of the Deltaproteobacteria bacterium genome:
- the nrfD gene encoding polysulfide reductase NrfD — protein sequence MNGTEAQRLPGSYLLWLIISLIVLAIGGITGLYSWFIPGLHHISRDIVTGVLLASYTYFVGITTGLCVIAALGHLFGFDVYEAATSRAAWLAIVSMLAGFFAIAFDLGHTFKAYLFVTSPNFSAPILMMAWLYAFYLIFAIVEFILLMSKKYGIAIVFGAVALILDVIARSNVGYIFGSTIARPFWFGAFPSFFFLALSMTSGMALFILCTVWVSKLRGVNNPKLLESAVKLQTIFLLVVALFYIWYIMSGKFGFAPGKYEATKALTAGPLSVNFYLFEIICGIIIPFILLAASKGKSAVVAFVASILVLIGTFSSHYDFCIAGQIVPVWQAFAVRPEYAPMYAQYHPSGVEILTVMGAFGLLFFLFFLGEGIFKFRINGKAE from the coding sequence ATGAATGGAACGGAAGCTCAGAGATTGCCGGGTTCATATCTGCTATGGTTGATAATATCACTGATAGTATTGGCAATTGGTGGTATTACAGGTTTATATAGCTGGTTTATACCTGGTTTGCATCATATATCTCGAGATATAGTAACAGGTGTTTTGCTTGCCTCTTATACTTACTTTGTGGGTATTACCACAGGCTTGTGTGTGATAGCTGCGTTAGGACACCTGTTTGGTTTTGATGTTTATGAAGCGGCAACATCCAGAGCGGCATGGCTGGCGATTGTTTCTATGCTGGCTGGTTTCTTCGCCATCGCCTTTGATTTAGGCCATACATTTAAAGCATATTTATTTGTTACCTCACCAAACTTTTCCGCACCTATCCTGATGATGGCCTGGTTATATGCGTTTTATCTTATTTTTGCCATTGTAGAGTTTATACTACTTATGTCTAAGAAATACGGGATAGCTATTGTATTTGGTGCAGTAGCACTCATTCTGGATGTTATAGCAAGATCAAATGTGGGATATATTTTTGGCTCTACTATTGCCCGACCATTTTGGTTTGGCGCTTTCCCTTCTTTCTTTTTCCTTGCCCTGTCTATGACCTCAGGTATGGCTTTATTTATCCTATGCACGGTATGGGTTTCTAAATTGAGAGGAGTGAATAATCCCAAACTTTTAGAATCAGCTGTAAAACTGCAGACTATATTTTTACTTGTAGTGGCTCTATTCTATATATGGTATATAATGAGCGGTAAATTTGGCTTTGCACCAGGCAAATACGAAGCAACAAAAGCCTTAACGGCAGGTCCTCTTTCTGTAAACTTCTATCTGTTTGAGATAATCTGCGGTATTATTATACCTTTTATACTATTGGCCGCTTCTAAAGGAAAATCTGCGGTTGTTGCGTTTGTTGCTTCTATTCTTGTTCTTATAGGAACATTCTCTTCCCATTACGATTTCTGTATAGCAGGACAGATTGTTCCTGTATGGCAGGCGTTTGCTGTAAGACCGGAGTATGCACCAATGTACGCGCAATATCATCCATCAGGCGTAGAAATTCTTACTGTAATGGGTGCCTTCGGCCTTTTGTTCTTCCTGTTCTTCTTGGGCGAGGGAATATTCAAATTTAGAATTAATGGAAAGGCGGAATAA